From a single Nocardioides panacis genomic region:
- a CDS encoding pilus assembly protein CpaE yields the protein MITRELAEALAARGLEWAPSSGDRFLVPDRDLDDEVFVISGMSIEVAELEFGSEMRFNGTVEWALDSIARDEVIWLPREEQLRDALGERFLRLESVTGGFAVVLSAGSEVPSEAVGPAAAGVAPAEVRHVDIDAERAYARALLSVLP from the coding sequence GTGATCACCCGAGAGCTCGCCGAGGCGCTGGCCGCGCGCGGTCTGGAGTGGGCGCCCTCCAGCGGGGACCGGTTCCTGGTCCCGGACCGGGACCTCGACGACGAGGTGTTCGTGATCAGCGGGATGTCGATCGAGGTGGCCGAGCTGGAGTTCGGCAGCGAGATGCGGTTCAACGGCACCGTCGAGTGGGCGCTGGACAGCATCGCCCGCGACGAGGTGATCTGGCTGCCGCGCGAGGAGCAGCTCCGCGACGCGCTGGGGGAGCGGTTCCTGCGGCTCGAGTCGGTGACCGGCGGGTTCGCCGTGGTGCTCAGCGCGGGGTCCGAGGTGCCGTCCGAGGCGGTGGGTCCCGCTGCTGCGGGCGTCGCGCCCGCCGAGGTCCGGCACGTCGACATCGACGCCGAGCGGGCCTACGCCCGGGCGCTGCTGTCCGTGCTGCCCTGA
- a CDS encoding Hsp20/alpha crystallin family protein has product MRTDPFRDFDRLAQQVLGAGTTSRPAVMPMDAWREGDTFVIEFDLPGVPAETLDIDVERNVLTVRAERPRRSGDWETLASERPSGLFSRQLVLGDNLDLEKLEASYDDGVLRLRVPVAERAKPRRIEVSSGTRSEDTTAISS; this is encoded by the coding sequence ATGCGCACCGACCCGTTCCGTGACTTCGACCGCCTGGCCCAGCAGGTCCTCGGCGCCGGCACGACCTCCCGGCCCGCGGTGATGCCGATGGACGCCTGGCGCGAGGGCGACACCTTCGTCATCGAGTTCGACCTGCCCGGCGTGCCGGCCGAGACCCTCGACATCGACGTGGAGCGCAACGTGCTCACCGTCCGGGCCGAGCGGCCGCGCCGCAGCGGCGACTGGGAGACGCTCGCCTCCGAGCGCCCCTCCGGCCTGTTCAGCCGTCAGCTCGTGCTCGGCGACAACCTCGACCTCGAGAAGCTCGAGGCGTCCTACGACGACGGCGTGCTGCGCCTGCGCGTACCCGTGGCCGAGCGCGCCAAGCCACGCCGCATCGAGGTGTCGAGCGGCACCCGGAGCGAGGACACGACCGCGATCAGCTCCTGA
- a CDS encoding alpha-amylase family protein gives MVGYAAYADRFAGTLAGVAERASYLTDLGVGYLHLMPLLTPRPAPNDGGYAVQDFRSVRPDLGTLDDLRALTRRLRGDGISLCLDLVLNHVAREHEWAVRARAGDATYRDYFLVYPDRTVPDAYERTLPEVFPDLAPGSFTWDDELEGWVWTTFNAYQWDVNWANPDVLCEYADVILDLANHGVEVFRLDAIAFTWKRLGTSCQNQPEVHALTQALRAVARIACPAVLFKAEAIVGPQDLPAYLGQGEHHGKVSDLAYHNGLMVQVWSMLASQDARLASRALQQLPPVPSTTAWITYARCHDDIGWAISDEDAAAVGLSGFEHRRFLSDFYSGAFPGSWADGLVFGENPATGDRRISGSLASLAGLGTGDPWAVERILLAHAVVLGFGGLPVIWMGDELGLLNDPDWDTGPDGPEHAGDNRWVHRPRMPWPLPADEHGIQAGVRHLVRARAALPHLHASVPALVLDPCDPGVLLVARRHPLGPMLGAYNVMPAPRHVPLSVLHDLGLDPATVVDHVSGSPPTVRDGAVQLAPYAAAWLTAR, from the coding sequence ATGGTCGGCTACGCCGCCTACGCGGACCGGTTCGCCGGGACGCTGGCCGGGGTGGCCGAGCGGGCGTCGTACCTCACGGACCTGGGGGTGGGCTACCTGCACCTGATGCCGCTGCTGACCCCGCGGCCGGCGCCGAACGACGGCGGCTACGCGGTGCAGGACTTCCGCAGCGTGCGGCCGGACCTCGGCACGCTGGACGACCTGCGGGCGCTGACCCGGCGGCTGCGCGGCGACGGGATCAGCCTGTGCCTGGACCTGGTGCTCAACCACGTCGCGCGCGAGCACGAGTGGGCGGTCCGGGCGCGGGCCGGCGACGCGACGTACCGGGACTACTTCCTGGTCTACCCCGACCGGACGGTGCCGGACGCCTACGAGCGCACGCTGCCGGAGGTGTTCCCGGACCTCGCGCCCGGCAGCTTCACCTGGGACGACGAGCTCGAGGGCTGGGTCTGGACGACGTTCAACGCCTACCAGTGGGACGTGAACTGGGCGAACCCGGACGTGCTGTGCGAGTACGCCGACGTGATCCTGGACCTGGCCAACCACGGCGTCGAGGTGTTCCGGCTCGACGCGATCGCGTTCACCTGGAAGCGGCTCGGCACCAGCTGCCAGAACCAGCCCGAGGTGCACGCGCTGACCCAGGCGCTGCGCGCCGTCGCCCGGATCGCGTGCCCGGCGGTGCTGTTCAAGGCCGAGGCGATCGTCGGCCCGCAGGACCTGCCGGCCTACCTCGGGCAGGGCGAGCACCACGGCAAGGTCAGCGACCTCGCCTACCACAACGGGCTGATGGTGCAGGTCTGGTCGATGCTCGCCAGCCAGGACGCCCGGCTGGCCTCGCGGGCCCTGCAGCAGCTGCCGCCGGTGCCGTCGACCACCGCCTGGATCACCTACGCCCGCTGCCACGACGACATCGGCTGGGCGATCTCCGACGAGGACGCGGCGGCCGTCGGGCTGTCCGGGTTCGAGCACCGGCGGTTCCTGTCGGACTTCTACTCCGGCGCCTTCCCGGGCTCCTGGGCCGACGGCCTGGTGTTCGGCGAGAACCCGGCGACGGGCGACCGGCGGATCTCCGGGTCGCTGGCCTCCCTGGCCGGGCTGGGCACCGGGGACCCGTGGGCGGTCGAGCGGATCCTCCTGGCACACGCGGTCGTGCTCGGCTTCGGTGGGCTGCCCGTGATCTGGATGGGCGACGAGCTCGGGCTGCTCAACGACCCCGACTGGGACACGGGTCCCGACGGGCCCGAGCACGCCGGGGACAACCGGTGGGTGCACCGGCCCCGGATGCCCTGGCCGCTGCCGGCCGACGAGCACGGCATCCAGGCCGGCGTCCGGCACCTGGTCCGGGCCCGCGCGGCCCTGCCGCACCTGCACGCGTCGGTCCCCGCCCTGGTCCTCGACCCGTGCGACCCCGGGGTGCTGCTGGTCGCCCGCCGGCACCCGCTGGGCCCGATGCTCGGTGCCTACAACGTGATGCCCGCTCCGCGGCACGTCCCGCTCTCGGTGCTCCACGACCTCGGCCTGGACCCGGCGACCGTGGTCGACCACGTCTCCGGCTCGCCGCCCACCGTCCGGGACGGGGCGGTCCAGCTGGCGCCGTACGCCGCGGCCTGGCTGACCGCGCGGTGA
- a CDS encoding PGPGW domain-containing protein yields MSSTPRTDPSERADALGGERPVERGSFRDRVRSKPGLGQAWRVGVFLVGLVCILGGFALAVLPGPLTIPPVLLGLWLWSTEFQWAHRFFEPFKKKGQEAWEHAKRHPVSSTFFTVLGLVLAGVAIWATSHFHLMDRGKDLVGLG; encoded by the coding sequence ATGTCGAGCACCCCCCGCACCGACCCCTCCGAGCGGGCCGACGCGCTCGGAGGCGAGCGTCCGGTCGAACGCGGCTCGTTCCGCGACCGGGTCCGCAGCAAGCCCGGACTGGGGCAGGCGTGGCGGGTGGGCGTGTTCCTGGTCGGCCTGGTCTGCATCCTGGGCGGCTTCGCGCTCGCCGTGCTGCCCGGGCCGCTGACCATCCCGCCGGTGCTGCTCGGCCTGTGGCTGTGGTCCACCGAGTTCCAGTGGGCGCACCGGTTCTTCGAGCCGTTCAAGAAGAAGGGCCAGGAGGCCTGGGAGCACGCCAAGCGGCACCCGGTCAGCTCGACCTTCTTCACCGTGCTCGGGCTGGTGCTGGCCGGCGTCGCCATCTGGGCGACCAGCCACTTCCACCTCATGGACCGCGGCAAAGACCTCGTCGGGCTGGGCTGA
- a CDS encoding DUF2867 domain-containing protein has translation MAYVDRHAVLVDATPDQVWAGVTALGGDPRFYAPRALWRVRGLADGLLGGPGWRITGPGRPLEPGDAMDFWEVVEVRPPTRLRVRAATRLPGTAYLDLGVRASGAGTELSLRTTFEPAGVAGHAYWWATVGAHTATFALMTRRLAGLVLEPATRPAVGGP, from the coding sequence ATGGCGTACGTCGACCGGCACGCCGTCCTCGTCGACGCCACCCCGGACCAGGTCTGGGCGGGCGTCACGGCGCTCGGGGGCGACCCGCGCTTCTACGCGCCGCGGGCCCTGTGGCGGGTGCGCGGCCTCGCCGACGGGCTGCTCGGCGGCCCCGGCTGGCGGATCACCGGTCCGGGGCGGCCGCTCGAGCCGGGCGACGCGATGGACTTCTGGGAGGTCGTCGAGGTGCGTCCGCCGACCCGGCTGCGGGTCCGCGCGGCGACCCGGCTGCCCGGCACCGCGTACCTCGACCTCGGGGTGCGGGCCTCCGGCGCGGGCACCGAGCTGAGCCTGCGCACCACGTTCGAGCCCGCGGGCGTCGCCGGGCACGCGTACTGGTGGGCGACCGTCGGCGCGCACACCGCGACGTTCGCGCTGATGACCCGCCGGCTGGCCGGCCTCGTCCTGGAGCCCGCGACGCGCCCCGCGGTCGGGGGACCGTGA
- a CDS encoding aldo/keto reductase, whose amino-acid sequence MTTTQDSTTNLAAASGSYRIGGDLPVVRLGYGTMQLPGEGVWGPPKDHDGALAVLRRAVEIGVTFFDTADSYGPEVAEDLLREALHPYADDVVIATKAGLTRQGPGVWTPVGNPAYLRQQCELSLRRLGVEQIDLFQLHRIDANVAAEDQIGELKKLQDEGKVRHIGLSEVSVEQVEEARKIATIATVQNLFNLANRTAEPVLDYCTANDIGFIPWFPLATGELSQHDGPLAAAARQHDATPSQLALAWLLKRSPVMLPIPGTKSVDHLESNTAAAGIELTDDEFEALTEAV is encoded by the coding sequence ATGACCACCACGCAGGACAGCACCACGAACCTCGCCGCCGCCTCGGGCAGCTACCGGATCGGGGGCGACCTGCCCGTCGTGCGCCTCGGCTACGGCACCATGCAGCTGCCCGGTGAGGGCGTCTGGGGCCCGCCGAAGGACCACGACGGGGCGCTGGCCGTGCTCCGCCGGGCGGTCGAGATCGGCGTGACGTTCTTCGACACCGCCGACTCCTACGGTCCCGAGGTCGCCGAGGACCTGCTCCGCGAGGCGCTGCACCCCTACGCCGACGACGTGGTGATCGCCACCAAGGCCGGACTGACCCGCCAGGGCCCCGGCGTCTGGACCCCGGTCGGCAACCCGGCCTACCTCCGCCAGCAGTGCGAGCTCTCGCTGCGCCGCCTCGGCGTCGAGCAGATCGACCTGTTCCAGCTGCACCGGATCGACGCGAACGTGGCGGCGGAGGACCAGATCGGCGAGCTGAAGAAGCTGCAGGACGAGGGCAAGGTCCGGCACATCGGGCTGTCCGAAGTCTCCGTCGAGCAGGTCGAGGAGGCCCGCAAGATCGCCACCATCGCGACCGTGCAGAACCTGTTCAACCTCGCGAACCGCACCGCGGAGCCGGTGCTGGACTACTGCACGGCGAACGACATCGGCTTCATCCCGTGGTTCCCGCTGGCCACCGGCGAGCTGTCCCAGCACGACGGCCCGCTGGCCGCGGCGGCCCGGCAGCACGACGCCACACCGTCGCAGCTCGCGCTGGCCTGGCTGCTCAAGCGCTCGCCGGTGATGCTGCCGATCCCGGGCACCAAGAGCGTCGACCACCTGGAGTCGAACACCGCCGCCGCCGGCATCGAGCTCACCGACGACGAGTTCGAGGCGCTCACCGAGGCGGTCTGA
- a CDS encoding TetR/AcrR family transcriptional regulator encodes MTAGGTRTGGQEPDNGTALFARPVKPRSIKVHEAAVNATRDLLAEGGLPAATIDAIAARSGVSKATLYKHWPSRTAVAAEAFGRDMADAVPASDTGTTAGDLAEQVLLVSRFYASPEGTVFSQLLAATVTDEGGAAYFRAWFLAGRRKAIAAIWQRGTERGDVRPGVDADTAIDLLFGPLIYRLLTGHLPLTDEAATAVADAALHGLLTTTPKD; translated from the coding sequence ATGACCGCGGGCGGCACCAGGACGGGCGGGCAGGAGCCGGACAACGGCACGGCCCTGTTCGCCCGGCCGGTGAAGCCGCGCAGCATCAAGGTGCACGAGGCCGCCGTGAACGCCACCCGCGACCTGCTCGCCGAGGGCGGCCTCCCGGCCGCCACGATCGACGCGATCGCGGCCCGGTCGGGCGTCAGCAAGGCCACCCTCTACAAGCACTGGCCCTCCCGCACGGCGGTCGCCGCCGAGGCGTTCGGCCGGGACATGGCCGACGCGGTGCCGGCCTCCGACACCGGTACGACGGCCGGGGACCTCGCCGAGCAGGTGCTGCTGGTCAGCCGGTTCTACGCCAGCCCCGAGGGCACGGTGTTCTCCCAGCTGCTGGCCGCGACGGTCACCGACGAGGGCGGCGCGGCGTACTTCCGGGCCTGGTTCCTCGCCGGCCGCCGCAAGGCGATCGCCGCGATCTGGCAGCGTGGCACCGAGCGGGGCGACGTACGCCCCGGGGTCGACGCGGACACCGCCATCGACCTGCTGTTCGGGCCGCTGATCTACCGGCTGCTCACCGGGCACCTCCCCCTGACCGACGAGGCAGCGACCGCCGTCGCCGACGCGGCGCTGCACGGACTACTCACCACCACACCGAAGGACTGA
- a CDS encoding aldo/keto reductase has protein sequence MARGRLTRDWDADTARSETDEFGGTLYRDEDKVVVDTVAAVARRLGVPRAQVALAWVMHQPAVTSPIVGVTKPQHLRDAVAAVDLELGEADLEELGAGYVPHAVAGHR, from the coding sequence CTGGCCCGCGGCCGGCTCACCCGCGACTGGGACGCCGACACGGCGCGCTCGGAGACCGACGAGTTCGGCGGCACGCTCTACCGCGACGAGGACAAGGTCGTCGTGGACACCGTCGCCGCCGTCGCGCGGCGGCTCGGGGTGCCCCGGGCCCAGGTCGCGCTGGCCTGGGTGATGCACCAGCCGGCGGTCACCTCACCGATCGTCGGCGTGACCAAGCCGCAGCACCTGCGCGACGCCGTCGCGGCCGTCGACCTCGAGCTCGGCGAGGCCGACCTCGAGGAGCTCGGCGCGGGCTACGTCCCGCACGCCGTCGCCGGGCACCGCTGA
- a CDS encoding MFS transporter, whose product MTRLAAYPMWLTYSGLWGFVAALSWVTTPVYLIRDVGMSPLELVLAGTALEVAYSVFEVPTGIVADLYSRRLSLVVAGVVMGGGMLVVGLVPAAWTVLLGMAVWGAGWTFRSGAEDAWLADETDRDTMNRAYNRGAQVGRVGRLLGLVAAIPLALVDLRLPLLVAGAVSVGIAVLVAVAMAEHGFTRPERTGSHVAQGLRTARDGVRVVRGTPVLVLVLGIFLVLGAWQEGFDRLWEAHLLLDVGVPDLFGLDGVTWFSVLAIAVTLLSLGVAAPLVTRWERLSPARLARLLLVMHLLLMLCALAFALTGTWWPAAAAYLATAVVRDLAGPPFHAWLNGSITDSPLRATVLSVTSIAGSAGEWGGGPVLGLVGNRYGVRAALTLGAVLLLPTLGLFARAVRHHGVEPELAEPHVV is encoded by the coding sequence GTGACCCGCCTGGCTGCCTACCCGATGTGGCTGACGTACTCCGGGCTGTGGGGCTTCGTGGCCGCGCTGAGCTGGGTGACCACCCCGGTCTACCTGATCCGCGACGTGGGGATGAGCCCGCTGGAGCTGGTGCTCGCCGGTACGGCGCTCGAGGTCGCCTACTCGGTGTTCGAGGTGCCCACCGGCATCGTCGCGGACCTGTACAGCCGGCGGCTGTCGCTGGTGGTCGCCGGCGTGGTGATGGGCGGCGGGATGCTGGTCGTCGGGCTGGTGCCGGCGGCCTGGACGGTGCTGCTCGGGATGGCGGTGTGGGGTGCCGGCTGGACGTTCCGCAGCGGGGCCGAGGACGCCTGGCTCGCCGACGAGACGGACCGGGACACCATGAACCGGGCCTACAACCGGGGCGCCCAGGTGGGCCGGGTCGGCCGGCTGCTGGGCCTGGTGGCGGCCATCCCGCTGGCGCTGGTCGACCTGCGGCTGCCGCTGCTGGTCGCGGGCGCCGTGTCGGTCGGCATCGCCGTGCTGGTCGCCGTCGCGATGGCCGAGCACGGCTTCACCCGCCCGGAGCGCACCGGCAGCCACGTCGCGCAGGGCCTGCGGACCGCCCGGGACGGGGTCCGGGTCGTCCGGGGCACCCCGGTGCTGGTGCTGGTGCTGGGCATCTTCCTGGTGCTGGGCGCCTGGCAGGAGGGCTTCGACCGGCTGTGGGAGGCGCACCTGCTGCTCGACGTCGGCGTCCCGGACCTGTTCGGCCTGGACGGCGTGACCTGGTTCAGCGTGCTCGCGATCGCGGTGACGCTGCTGTCCCTGGGGGTGGCGGCGCCGCTGGTGACCCGGTGGGAGCGGCTGTCCCCGGCGCGGCTCGCCCGGCTGCTGCTGGTCATGCACCTGCTGCTGATGCTCTGCGCGCTGGCGTTCGCGCTGACCGGGACCTGGTGGCCGGCCGCCGCGGCGTACCTCGCCACCGCCGTCGTCCGCGACCTCGCCGGGCCGCCGTTCCACGCCTGGCTGAACGGCAGCATCACCGACTCCCCGCTGCGCGCGACGGTGCTGTCGGTGACCTCGATCGCGGGCAGCGCCGGGGAGTGGGGCGGTGGCCCGGTGCTCGGCCTGGTCGGCAACCGGTACGGCGTCCGGGCCGCCCTCACCCTGGGCGCGGTGCTGCTGCTGCCCACGCTCGGGCTGTTCGCGCGGGCCGTGCGGCACCACGGCGTCGAGCCCGAGCTGGCCGAGCCGCACGTGGTCTGA
- a CDS encoding phospholipase D-like domain-containing protein translates to MPRDPIDPAHWLLTREERGNPGTRLDDVHPAGEAWSEGNLVRPLIHGATYFAELFERLEATRAGDLVFFTDWQGDADERLLGTPGSEVAEVLARADERGVDVRGLVWRSHWERLGFTAEENRRLGQDLQERGAEALLDMRVRTGGSHHQKFVVIRHRDDPSRDIAYVGGIDLCHSRRDDADHHGDPQALTMAAEYGATPPWHDIQAAITGPAVHDVETVFRERWEDPTPLSRNPVYVTQDRLLGLDLSPDPLPAQAPPPPPVDGGTHVVQLLRTYPDLRHGRDYPFARGGERSVARGYTKALSRARRLVYIEDQYLWGHHVGNVFTDALRDNPDLRVVAVVPLFPDLDGASRPPQLFGRRRAMLEMMQVAPHRVAIYGIENHAGTPVYVHAKTCIVDDTWASIGSDNFNRRSWTHDSELSAVVVERGDTGEARYARDLRLTLAAEHLDRSVDPATLADVMADCVDPVGMYDAYARAAEGLDAWHESGRTGPRPAGRLRRLDPPQLSRLSRVLALAPYLLLHDPDGRPRPLRRRNGF, encoded by the coding sequence GTGCCCCGCGACCCGATCGACCCCGCCCACTGGCTGCTCACCCGTGAGGAGCGCGGGAACCCGGGCACCCGGCTCGACGACGTGCACCCGGCCGGCGAGGCCTGGTCGGAGGGCAACCTGGTCCGGCCGCTGATCCACGGCGCGACGTACTTCGCCGAGCTCTTCGAGCGCCTCGAGGCCACCCGCGCCGGCGACCTGGTGTTCTTCACCGACTGGCAGGGCGACGCCGACGAGCGGCTGCTGGGCACGCCGGGCAGCGAGGTGGCCGAGGTGCTCGCCCGCGCGGACGAGCGCGGGGTCGACGTGCGCGGCCTGGTGTGGCGCTCGCACTGGGAGAGGCTCGGCTTCACCGCCGAGGAGAACCGCCGGCTCGGCCAGGACCTGCAGGAGCGCGGCGCGGAGGCGCTGCTCGACATGCGGGTGCGCACCGGCGGCTCGCACCACCAGAAGTTCGTGGTGATCCGGCACCGGGACGACCCGTCGCGCGACATCGCGTACGTCGGCGGCATCGACCTGTGCCACTCCCGGCGCGACGACGCCGACCACCACGGCGACCCGCAGGCGCTCACGATGGCCGCGGAGTACGGCGCCACGCCGCCGTGGCACGACATCCAGGCCGCGATCACCGGGCCGGCCGTGCACGACGTGGAGACGGTCTTCCGGGAGCGCTGGGAGGACCCGACCCCGCTCAGCCGCAACCCGGTCTACGTCACCCAGGACCGGCTGCTCGGGCTCGACCTCAGCCCCGACCCGCTGCCGGCCCAGGCCCCGCCGCCCCCGCCGGTCGACGGCGGCACCCACGTCGTCCAGCTGCTGCGGACCTACCCCGACCTCCGGCACGGCCGCGACTACCCGTTCGCGCGGGGCGGCGAGCGCAGCGTCGCGCGGGGTTACACGAAGGCGCTGAGCCGGGCCCGCCGGCTGGTGTACATCGAGGACCAGTACCTCTGGGGCCACCACGTCGGCAACGTGTTCACCGACGCCCTGCGCGACAACCCCGACCTGCGGGTGGTCGCCGTGGTCCCGCTGTTCCCGGACCTCGACGGCGCCTCGCGCCCGCCGCAGCTGTTCGGCCGTCGGCGCGCGATGCTGGAGATGATGCAGGTCGCCCCCCACCGGGTCGCGATCTACGGCATCGAGAACCACGCCGGCACGCCGGTCTACGTGCACGCCAAGACCTGCATCGTCGACGACACCTGGGCGAGCATCGGCTCGGACAACTTCAACCGGCGGTCCTGGACCCACGACTCCGAGCTGTCCGCTGTGGTGGTCGAGCGCGGGGACACCGGCGAGGCGCGGTACGCCCGCGACCTGCGGCTCACCCTGGCCGCCGAGCACCTCGACCGGTCCGTCGACCCGGCGACCCTGGCCGACGTGATGGCCGACTGCGTGGACCCGGTCGGGATGTACGACGCCTACGCGCGCGCCGCCGAGGGCCTCGACGCGTGGCACGAGTCGGGGCGCACCGGTCCCCGTCCGGCCGGACGGCTCCGACGGCTCGACCCGCCGCAGCTCTCCCGCCTGAGCCGGGTGCTCGCGCTGGCGCCGTACCTCCTGCTGCACGACCCGGACGGCCGGCCGCGCCCGCTGCGCCGGCGCAACGGCTTCTGA
- a CDS encoding FhaA domain-containing protein: protein MGILQNFENRLEQMVSGVFAKAFRSAVQPVEIASALQREVDNSAQILSRNRRLVPNQFHVELSAQDHERLSPYSSTLAQELTEMLRDHAHEQSYVFTGPVTIAFDERDDLSTGRFRVRSAALAKVTPVSDRSVTDTAVRRAKVILEVNGMKHPLDPPGIVIGRGSEADLRINDPGVSRRHAEIRVHANDAGTDVSVVDLGSTNGMLVNGSKVQQATLDDGGTIKIGNTTMTVRFLPSTGGPAPPHLRHQRMGWRRCLS, encoded by the coding sequence GTGGGAATACTGCAGAACTTCGAGAACCGACTCGAGCAGATGGTCTCCGGCGTCTTCGCCAAGGCCTTCCGCAGCGCCGTGCAGCCCGTGGAGATCGCCTCCGCCCTGCAGCGTGAGGTCGACAACTCCGCGCAGATCCTCTCCCGCAACCGGCGGCTGGTGCCCAACCAGTTCCACGTCGAGCTCTCCGCGCAGGACCACGAGCGGCTCTCGCCGTACTCCTCGACGCTCGCCCAGGAGCTCACCGAGATGCTCCGCGACCACGCGCACGAGCAGTCCTACGTCTTCACCGGGCCGGTCACGATCGCCTTCGACGAGCGCGACGACCTGTCCACCGGCCGGTTCCGGGTGCGCAGCGCCGCGCTGGCCAAGGTCACGCCGGTCTCGGACCGTTCGGTCACCGACACCGCCGTACGACGGGCGAAGGTGATCCTGGAGGTCAACGGGATGAAGCACCCGCTCGACCCGCCCGGCATCGTGATCGGCCGTGGCAGCGAGGCCGACCTGCGGATCAACGACCCGGGCGTCTCGCGCCGGCACGCGGAGATCCGGGTGCACGCGAACGACGCCGGCACGGACGTCAGCGTCGTGGACCTCGGCTCCACCAACGGCATGCTGGTCAACGGCAGCAAGGTGCAGCAGGCCACGCTCGACGACGGCGGCACGATCAAGATCGGGAACACCACCATGACCGTCCGGTTCCTGCCGTCCACGGGCGGCCCGGCCCCCCCGCACCTCCGGCACCAGCGGATGGGGTGGCGACGGTGTCTGAGCTGA
- a CDS encoding FHA domain-containing protein FhaB/FipA: MSELTLMLIRFAYLAILWIFVLSVISVVRSDMFGARIDSTPRADRKSQRQARKSENRGAKPTKRPRGAPTHVAIVEGANEGETVSLDEAPILIGRGSDAAIRLDDDYVSTRHARIASSGDQWFVEDLGSTNGTYIGSHRLTQPTTLQLGSTVRIGKTTLELRK, from the coding sequence GTGTCTGAGCTGACGCTGATGCTGATCCGGTTCGCCTACCTGGCGATCCTGTGGATCTTCGTGCTGTCGGTGATCTCGGTGGTCCGCTCGGACATGTTCGGGGCGCGCATCGACTCCACGCCGCGCGCGGACCGCAAGTCCCAGCGGCAGGCCCGCAAGAGCGAGAACCGCGGCGCCAAGCCCACCAAGCGCCCGCGCGGCGCGCCCACGCACGTCGCGATCGTCGAGGGCGCCAACGAGGGCGAGACGGTCTCCCTCGACGAGGCGCCGATCCTGATCGGCCGCGGCTCGGACGCCGCGATCCGGCTCGACGACGACTACGTCTCCACCCGGCACGCCCGGATCGCCAGCTCGGGCGACCAGTGGTTCGTCGAGGACCTGGGCTCCACCAACGGCACCTACATCGGCTCCCACCGGCTCACCCAGCCGACCACCCTGCAGCTCGGCAGCACGGTGCGGATCGGGAAGACCACCCTCGAGCTGAGGAAATAG